Within Kutzneria chonburiensis, the genomic segment CACCCGGCCGGGCGAGGACGTGCCGCTGGGCATGGTGTTCCTGCGGCCGGCGCTGTGCATGGTCGGCTACGTCATCGGCAAGCGGCACCGGCGGCAGGGACTGGCCCTGCGGTCGGCCCAGGTGATCACCGAGTTCGCGTTGCGCACGGTCGGGCTGCCGCACGTGCTGCTGGAGATCGAGGCCGAGAACACCGCCAGCGTGGCCGTGGCCCGGGCGCTCGGGGCCCGGCGCAGCGACGCCGATCCGGTGGAAGTCGTGTCGAAAGGCCGGTCGCTGCGGCTCGACACGTGGATCATCGAGCCGTGACGCCGGAGATCCGGCTCGTCGACCCGCTGGCCGAGGACGTCGACGAGCACGTTGAGCTGCACCTGGCCGTGAGCCGCGTGGACTACCCGAATGTCGCGCCGCCGACGCGGGAGACCGTGCAGACCCGGCTGCGGAGTCCGGACATCGATCTGGGCGAGAGCCTGGCCTGGACCGCGCGGGTCGACGGGCGGCTGGCCGGCGCGTTGGGCACGCAGCTGCCCGTGGACGGCAACGAGCACCTGAGCATGATCCGCCTCGTCGTGCACCCTGATTTCCGCCGGCAGGGCATCGGCAGCCGGTTGCTGCACACCGCCGCCGAGGCGCTGCGGGCGCGGGGGCGGGTGATCGGCGAGGTGTCCCGGGTCGAGTCCAACTCGCCCGGGTCCCGGTTCGCCGCCGCGCTGGGTTTCCGCACCGTCAACACCTCCGTGTTCCAGCTGCTCGAGTTCGCCGAGGTCGACCCGGCCATCTGGGAGGTGCCGGTGCCGCTCGGCTACCGGCTCGTACGGTGGATCGGGCAGGCCCCCGAGTACCTCGTCGAGTCGTACGTACGGGCCCGGCACGCCATCGGCGACGCCCCGCCCGGCGAGTCCGCCTTCCGCACCCCGTCGTGGACCGTCGCCCGCCTGCGGCGTCTCGAGGCCGGCTACCGCTCCAACGGCATCGAGCGCCGCGTCGTCGCCGCCGTCGACTCCGACGGCGACGTCGTCGGCATCACCGAGCTCGACCTCCAGTCCCTGCGCCCCGACCTCGCCGCCCAGCGCGACACCGCCGTGCTCGCCGCCCATCGTGGGCACGGCCTCGGGCAGGCCATGAAGGCCGCCATGCTGCGATGGATCACCGCCGACCGACCCGACCTCCGGCGGGTGTGGACCTCGACGGCGACCGCCAACCAGTACATGGCCGACGTCAACCACCGCCTCGGTTTCGCGACGGTGCGCAGGTACAGCGTGGTAAACCGAGAACTCGACGGTTTGTGACACCGGGGGAGATCCGATGCTGGAGATACGGACCTTCGACGGGCGACGGGCGACCGAGGCCCAGATCGACGAGTGCCACGAGCTGCGGAGCGCGGTCTATGTCGTGGACTATCCCGATCTGCCGGTGCAGACCAGGCAGGAGACGGCGGCGGGCCTGCGGACGCCGTCGGCGCAGCATGCTGACGAGCTGAGATGGCAGGCTCGCCTGGACGGGTGGCTGGTCGGGCAGGCGATGGCGGGCCTGCCGGGTGACGGCAATGAGCACATCCGGGCGTGCACATCTCGGTGCATCCGGACTACCGGCGGCGGGGGATCGGCTCGGAGCTGATGGAGACGATCATCCCGGTGCTGCGGGAGCGCGGCCGCAAGGTGATGGAGGGGTACTACATCACCGAAGGCAGCACGGGGGAGCACTTCACGCGGGCACAGGGGTTCAAGGTCGTGCACACGCGCGTGGCCCAGATGCTGACGTTCGCCGAGGTGGATCCGGGACTGTGGGAGGTCGCCACCCCGGAGGGCTACCGGCTGGTGCGGTGGATCGGCCACGCCCTGGACGACCTCGTCGAGTCCTACTCCCGCGCCCGAGACGCCATCGCTGACGCCCCGACCGGTGACTCCACGTACGTCACGCCGGATTGGTCCGTGGCCAGCATCCG encodes:
- a CDS encoding GNAT family N-acetyltransferase, with the protein product MTPEIRLVDPLAEDVDEHVELHLAVSRVDYPNVAPPTRETVQTRLRSPDIDLGESLAWTARVDGRLAGALGTQLPVDGNEHLSMIRLVVHPDFRRQGIGSRLLHTAAEALRARGRVIGEVSRVESNSPGSRFAAALGFRTVNTSVFQLLEFAEVDPAIWEVPVPLGYRLVRWIGQAPEYLVESYVRARHAIGDAPPGESAFRTPSWTVARLRRLEAGYRSNGIERRVVAAVDSDGDVVGITELDLQSLRPDLAAQRDTAVLAAHRGHGLGQAMKAAMLRWITADRPDLRRVWTSTATANQYMADVNHRLGFATVRRYSVVNRELDGL
- a CDS encoding GNAT family N-acetyltransferase; translation: MNPFASPLVITGNGLLLRDFTETDLPVMVDLFDDPDVALRTPIASPFDLAAAREYLAAMRRTRAEENRLHLAITRPGEDVPLGMVFLRPALCMVGYVIGKRHRRQGLALRSAQVITEFALRTVGLPHVLLEIEAENTASVAVARALGARRSDADPVEVVSKGRSLRLDTWIIEP
- a CDS encoding GNAT family N-acetyltransferase — its product is MHISVHPDYRRRGIGSELMETIIPVLRERGRKVMEGYYITEGSTGEHFTRAQGFKVVHTRVAQMLTFAEVDPGLWEVATPEGYRLVRWIGHALDDLVESYSRARDAIADAPTGDSTYVTPDWSVASIRRLEAENREQGVEWRTVVAVDERGEVTGLTEVERLPLSPDRLFQGDTAVLAAHRGHGLGLAMKADMLRWLTADNDGLDHVWTSTGTTNVHMVAVNAKLGFKTVRRSNVVSRKL